Proteins found in one Fulvitalea axinellae genomic segment:
- a CDS encoding sterol desaturase family protein, which translates to MENNNINQRRKPNNKGTKRLFKNPMLEKMTRTHISVPISLLLAYAAGMLIWAIYRTNVPVSNSVALYFLGLFSFTFVEYALHRFVYHMRATTERQRKIQYTMHGVHHEFPKDKDRLALPPVISLSIATALLFLLRLVIGDYTFGFLSGFVTGYSLYLFMHYIMHAYPPPKNFMKKLWVYHSIHHYKDETVYYGVSSPLWDFVFGTVYK; encoded by the coding sequence ATGGAGAATAATAATATTAACCAAAGGAGGAAGCCTAACAACAAGGGAACCAAGCGTCTTTTCAAGAATCCGATGTTGGAAAAGATGACCAGAACGCATATTTCCGTACCAATATCGTTGCTCTTGGCCTATGCGGCGGGAATGCTGATTTGGGCGATTTACCGTACGAATGTGCCAGTATCAAACAGCGTTGCGTTGTACTTTTTGGGATTGTTCTCTTTTACGTTTGTCGAGTACGCTTTGCATAGGTTTGTGTATCATATGCGGGCTACTACTGAGCGTCAACGCAAGATCCAGTATACTATGCACGGCGTGCACCATGAGTTTCCGAAGGACAAGGACAGGTTGGCTTTGCCTCCTGTTATAAGCTTGAGTATAGCGACGGCTCTGCTTTTTTTGCTTCGTCTGGTGATTGGCGACTATACGTTCGGTTTTTTATCAGGTTTTGTGACGGGATATTCGTTGTACTTGTTTATGCATTACATCATGCACGCTTATCCGCCACCAAAAAATTTCATGAAAAAACTGTGGGTTTATCACAGTATCCACCATTACAAAGATGAGACTGTTTACTACGGGGTTTCGTCTCCGCTTTGGGATTTTGTTTTTGGGACCGTGTATAAATAA
- the bioB gene encoding biotin synthase BioB, with amino-acid sequence MSQAEIRNDWTKTEISEIFHSPIMELAFRAASVHRKFHNPNEVQVCTLLSVKTGGCSEDCKYCSQSVRYDTGLKVERLLEHEQVMEKANMAKENGSTRFCMGSAWRNIRDNRDFDRVLEMVKGVNAMGMEVCCTLGMLTEEQAQKLRDAGLFAYNHNLDTSREYYEEVITTRSYDDRLETIDNVRKAGIAVCSGGIIGLGESEDDRISMLWTLSNMEKHPESVPVNALVPVEGTPMEGNKRVSVWDMIRMISTARIIMPQSNIRLSAGRNEMPTSEQALCFMAGANSIFAGDKLLTTPNPNFSNDQEMFDLLGLEPKEAFKEAKHYDVSVS; translated from the coding sequence ATGTCACAAGCGGAAATCAGAAACGATTGGACAAAGACAGAAATATCTGAAATCTTTCATTCACCCATAATGGAATTGGCTTTTAGAGCCGCTTCGGTTCACCGAAAATTCCATAACCCAAACGAGGTGCAGGTGTGCACGCTGTTGTCCGTTAAGACTGGCGGATGCTCGGAAGATTGCAAATACTGCTCGCAATCAGTCAGATACGACACCGGACTTAAGGTGGAGCGTCTTTTGGAGCACGAACAGGTGATGGAAAAAGCCAACATGGCAAAAGAAAACGGAAGTACCCGTTTTTGCATGGGATCGGCTTGGAGAAACATTCGCGACAACCGCGACTTCGACAGGGTGCTCGAAATGGTGAAGGGCGTTAACGCCATGGGTATGGAAGTTTGCTGTACGCTCGGTATGCTTACCGAAGAGCAAGCGCAGAAACTCCGCGACGCCGGACTTTTCGCATACAACCACAACTTGGACACCAGCCGGGAGTATTACGAGGAAGTAATCACGACCCGTTCTTACGACGACCGCCTCGAAACCATCGACAATGTCCGCAAAGCCGGAATCGCTGTTTGTAGTGGTGGCATCATCGGATTGGGCGAATCTGAGGATGATCGTATCAGTATGCTCTGGACCCTGTCCAACATGGAAAAACACCCTGAGTCAGTTCCGGTGAACGCACTCGTTCCCGTTGAAGGAACACCGATGGAAGGCAACAAAAGGGTATCTGTTTGGGATATGATCCGTATGATTTCTACGGCCAGAATCATTATGCCACAGTCGAACATCCGCCTGTCAGCCGGACGTAACGAAATGCCGACCAGCGAGCAAGCGCTGTGCTTTATGGCCGGGGCGAACTCGATTTTCGCCGGAGACAAATTATTGACTACACCTAACCCGAACTTTTCAAACGACCAGGAAATGTTCGATCTTCTGGGTCTTGAGCCGAAAGAAGCTTTCAAAGAAGCAAAACATTACGACGTTTCGGTTTCATAA
- the rseP gene encoding RIP metalloprotease RseP produces MEGLTMAAQMILALSILVGLHELGHMLAAKLFGMRVEQFSIGFPPKIFSIKWGETEYSIGAVPLGGFVKITGMVDESLDTDSLQEEPKEYEFRAKPAWQRLIVMLGGIIFNVITGLIVFITLTYTQGEQYISRAELNKHGIWAGKYAEQIGLKTGDKILDINGKPYEAFRDLTSPETLIASHGYYTVLRGGDTIKINIPADILNDFSGKNAAEKRLQFILPLEPFKVERVMSGTGASKAGLESGDEIVSINGHPIEYFQQLSALLSEYAGKTVDLEVRRDGALKPFKVDVSEEGKIGFQVGSLLKYSYKDYTFPQAVSAGSKEAFAVVIVNAKAFYKMITGKIDATKSLSGPIGIAQQFGGTWNWLRFWTLTGLLSMVLAFMNLLPIPALDGGHVMFLVFEMVTGRAPSDKFMEYAQKAGMIILLGLMVFVFSNDIINLFK; encoded by the coding sequence ATGGAAGGATTGACCATGGCCGCGCAGATGATTCTTGCGCTCTCGATTTTGGTTGGATTACACGAGCTGGGCCATATGCTTGCCGCCAAACTTTTTGGCATGCGCGTGGAACAGTTTTCGATCGGTTTTCCACCAAAAATATTCAGTATAAAGTGGGGCGAAACAGAATATTCCATCGGGGCGGTCCCTTTAGGCGGTTTTGTGAAGATTACCGGTATGGTGGACGAGTCGTTGGATACGGACTCTCTTCAGGAGGAACCCAAAGAGTATGAGTTCCGCGCAAAGCCGGCTTGGCAAAGGCTAATCGTAATGCTTGGCGGTATTATATTCAATGTGATTACCGGGTTGATCGTTTTTATCACCCTGACTTATACGCAAGGCGAACAATACATTTCCAGAGCCGAGTTAAACAAGCACGGAATCTGGGCCGGTAAGTATGCGGAGCAAATCGGCTTGAAAACTGGCGATAAAATTCTGGATATTAACGGAAAACCTTACGAGGCTTTTAGGGATCTTACTAGCCCTGAAACTTTGATCGCTAGTCACGGGTATTACACGGTGCTTAGAGGTGGCGATACGATTAAGATTAATATTCCAGCTGATATTCTGAATGATTTTTCAGGCAAAAACGCGGCTGAAAAACGCCTTCAGTTTATTCTTCCACTAGAGCCGTTTAAAGTTGAACGCGTTATGTCCGGAACCGGGGCTTCGAAGGCAGGCTTGGAGTCAGGAGACGAAATCGTATCGATCAACGGTCATCCAATCGAGTATTTCCAGCAACTTTCGGCTTTGTTGTCGGAATATGCGGGGAAGACGGTCGATTTGGAAGTGAGGCGCGACGGAGCCTTGAAGCCGTTTAAAGTCGATGTGAGCGAAGAAGGTAAGATCGGGTTCCAGGTGGGGAGCCTGCTGAAGTACTCGTACAAAGATTACACGTTCCCTCAGGCCGTTTCGGCAGGATCGAAAGAGGCGTTCGCCGTAGTGATAGTGAACGCTAAGGCTTTCTATAAGATGATTACCGGTAAGATTGACGCTACAAAGTCACTTTCTGGCCCTATTGGGATTGCGCAACAATTCGGAGGGACATGGAACTGGTTGCGTTTCTGGACTCTTACAGGTCTGCTTTCGATGGTTCTGGCTTTTATGAACCTATTGCCGATTCCTGCGCTGGATGGCGGACACGTGATGTTCCTTGTTTTCGAGATGGTGACAGGCAGAGCGCCGAGCGACAAGTTTATGGAGTACGCTCAGAAAGCGGGTATGATCATCTTGTTAGGTTTGATGGTTTTCGTTTTCTCTAACGATATAATCAACCTGTTTAAGTAA
- a CDS encoding GH3 auxin-responsive promoter family protein encodes MSLLSAVAKLVAKWTVKCRKKWENNPVETQDATLRHLINVGRNTEFGKDHDFDSIRTYEDFKKRVPVKDYEGLRSYVEKIREGKEDVLWKGKPKYFAKTSGTTSGVKYIPITKDSIHNHINSARNALLSYIAETGNAEFLKGKLIFLSGSPVMSKSKGIFTGRLSGISNHHVPDYLKRSQLPSYETNCIEDWEQKVDAIVEETKDADMRLVSGIPPWVQMYFDRLSKAKGNDAKIKDIFPNLSVFVWGGVNFEPYKAKLFESIGKNIDSIELYPASEGFLAYQDTRSEEGLLLLLNEGIFYEFIPAEEFFDENPTRLSIGQVELGKNYALVLSSNAGLWGYSIGDTVKFVSKSPYRVVVSGRIKHFISAFGEHVIGEEVEKAVRHACEICSEVEITEFTVAPNVTPKEGLPLHEWYFEFETEPNDIKRFEKLIDDKLRQLNPYYEDLVGGKILRPLKVMSLKKDAFRSYMKSIGKLGGQNKVPRLSNDRKIADALAESVVLEKN; translated from the coding sequence ATGAGCCTATTGTCAGCGGTAGCGAAACTTGTCGCCAAATGGACGGTCAAGTGCAGAAAAAAATGGGAAAACAACCCTGTGGAGACGCAAGATGCGACTCTCAGGCATTTGATAAATGTAGGTAGAAATACCGAATTCGGGAAGGATCATGATTTCGACTCTATCCGTACGTATGAGGATTTTAAAAAACGTGTTCCCGTAAAGGATTACGAAGGGCTGAGGTCTTATGTGGAGAAAATCCGTGAAGGGAAAGAAGACGTTTTGTGGAAAGGGAAACCGAAGTATTTCGCTAAAACTTCCGGAACGACTTCGGGCGTAAAGTATATCCCAATCACAAAGGATTCGATCCACAATCATATCAACAGCGCCCGTAACGCTCTTTTGAGTTATATCGCCGAAACTGGCAATGCGGAATTTCTCAAAGGGAAACTGATTTTTCTTTCGGGAAGTCCGGTGATGTCCAAAAGTAAAGGGATATTCACGGGGCGTTTGTCCGGTATTTCGAATCATCACGTTCCGGATTATTTGAAAAGAAGCCAGTTGCCAAGCTACGAGACGAATTGTATCGAGGATTGGGAACAAAAGGTTGACGCCATCGTGGAGGAAACGAAAGACGCCGATATGAGGCTGGTTTCCGGGATTCCGCCGTGGGTGCAGATGTATTTTGATCGTCTTTCGAAAGCGAAAGGCAATGACGCGAAAATCAAGGATATTTTCCCGAACCTTTCCGTGTTCGTTTGGGGCGGGGTGAATTTCGAGCCTTACAAAGCGAAACTCTTCGAATCCATCGGAAAGAATATCGATTCCATCGAGTTGTATCCGGCTTCCGAAGGCTTTTTGGCTTATCAAGACACTAGGTCGGAAGAGGGCTTGTTGCTATTGCTTAATGAGGGAATCTTCTACGAATTTATCCCGGCGGAAGAGTTTTTCGATGAAAACCCTACACGCTTAAGCATTGGGCAAGTTGAGCTTGGGAAAAATTACGCGCTGGTTTTGAGTTCCAATGCCGGGCTTTGGGGATATTCGATTGGCGATACCGTCAAGTTTGTTTCCAAGTCTCCGTACCGTGTGGTGGTTTCCGGAAGAATCAAGCATTTTATTTCGGCTTTCGGCGAACACGTGATTGGCGAGGAAGTTGAGAAAGCCGTCCGGCATGCGTGTGAAATTTGTTCCGAAGTTGAAATAACAGAATTTACAGTGGCTCCGAACGTTACTCCTAAGGAGGGTTTGCCTTTGCATGAGTGGTATTTCGAGTTTGAGACGGAGCCAAATGATATAAAAAGGTTCGAAAAGCTGATCGACGACAAGTTGAGGCAATTGAATCCGTATTACGAAGACCTTGTAGGAGGGAAGATTTTACGTCCGCTCAAGGTCATGTCATTGAAAAAAGACGCTTTCAGGTCTTATATGAAGTCCATCGGGAAATTGGGTGGGCAGAATAAGGTGCCGCGCTTGTCGAACGACAGGAAAATCGCGGACGCTCTGGCCGAAAGTGTTGTACTTGAGAAAAATTAA
- a CDS encoding 1-deoxy-D-xylulose-5-phosphate reductoisomerase encodes MYTNDKNRIAILGSTGSIGTQALQVVRENPDTFEVEVLTAGRNADLLIKQAIEFKPNCVVIGGDDLYEKVFDALDPHGVKVYSGNEAILSVVQMDSINTVLTAMVGYAGLQPTISAIKAGKNIALANKETLVVAGELITKLAQEYGVNIYPVDSEHSAIFQCLVGEFHNPIEKIILTASGGPFRGKDRAFLAKATKEMALKHPNWDMGAKITIDSASLMNKGLEVIEAKWLFNLTMDQIDVVVHPQSIIHSLVQFEDSSIKAQLGLPDMRVPIQFALGYPKRLPARFPRFSFLDYPNLTFEQPDKETFRNLELAYDALYKGGNKPCVLNAANEVAVQLFLEDKIGFLEMSDLIEMCMDEMPLIEYPTLEDYVNTDAETRIKAFEKVKVFS; translated from the coding sequence TTGTATACCAACGATAAAAACAGAATAGCGATTCTTGGATCCACTGGATCCATCGGTACCCAAGCTCTTCAAGTAGTAAGAGAAAATCCCGACACATTTGAAGTTGAGGTTTTGACGGCCGGCAGAAACGCGGATTTACTGATAAAGCAGGCGATTGAATTTAAGCCGAATTGTGTGGTGATCGGTGGAGATGATCTTTATGAGAAGGTTTTCGACGCTTTGGATCCGCATGGGGTTAAAGTTTATTCGGGAAATGAGGCGATATTGTCTGTCGTGCAGATGGACAGTATCAATACGGTGCTGACCGCCATGGTTGGTTATGCTGGGCTTCAGCCCACTATCAGCGCAATTAAGGCTGGTAAGAACATCGCTTTGGCGAATAAGGAAACCTTGGTGGTGGCCGGCGAGCTGATTACGAAATTGGCCCAGGAGTACGGGGTTAATATCTATCCTGTTGATTCGGAGCATTCCGCGATTTTCCAATGCTTGGTTGGCGAGTTCCATAATCCGATTGAGAAAATCATTCTTACGGCTTCCGGTGGTCCTTTCCGTGGAAAAGACAGAGCTTTCTTGGCGAAAGCAACCAAAGAGATGGCTTTGAAGCACCCGAACTGGGATATGGGCGCCAAGATTACGATCGATTCGGCTTCGTTGATGAACAAAGGGCTGGAAGTGATTGAGGCGAAGTGGCTGTTCAATCTGACAATGGACCAGATTGACGTTGTGGTTCACCCACAGTCCATTATCCACTCGTTGGTGCAGTTTGAGGATTCTTCGATCAAAGCGCAATTGGGCTTGCCCGATATGCGGGTTCCCATTCAGTTTGCGCTCGGATACCCGAAGCGCCTTCCCGCCAGATTTCCCAGATTCAGCTTTTTAGATTATCCAAACCTGACTTTCGAGCAACCCGACAAAGAGACTTTCCGTAATTTGGAATTGGCTTACGACGCTCTTTATAAAGGGGGTAACAAGCCTTGCGTGCTTAACGCTGCTAACGAAGTTGCGGTACAGCTGTTCTTGGAAGATAAAATCGGGTTTCTAGAAATGTCCGATTTGATCGAAATGTGTATGGACGAGATGCCTCTGATTGAGTATCCGACTCTTGAAGATTATGTGAATACCGATGCTGAGACAAGAATCAAGGCGTTTGAGAAAGTGAAAGTTTTTAGCTAA
- a CDS encoding nucleoside recognition domain-containing protein, producing MVLNYIWVGFFLIAFVVALVKLVFLGDYEVFPAMMKSTFDMSKTAFELSIGLTGAMALWLGIMRIGEKAGIIRVVYKLVGPFFKRLFPGIPENHPVMTPMLMNFSANMMGLDNAATPLGLKAMEGLQELNPKKDSASNEQIMFLVLNTSGLTLLPISIMVYRQQAGATDPSDVFLPILLATFFSTFVGLVITAIYQRIKLYDPVILAYLLGMLLLVGGIIYTFLGMEPEAVGKASSTLANVILFSVIAGIISLGAIRKVNVYDSFIEGAKEAFSIAIKIIPYLVAMLVAIGVFRSSGTLDWITSGIKSGVLAMGWNADFVDALPTALMKPLSGSGARGMMVETMNTHGADSLPGYLASIMQGSTETTLFVLALYFGAVGVRKTRYAIVCGLLADLAGIIAAIVLSYLFFVPKG from the coding sequence ATGGTGTTGAATTATATATGGGTTGGATTTTTTCTTATCGCTTTCGTCGTAGCCTTGGTCAAATTGGTGTTTCTGGGCGATTACGAGGTTTTCCCCGCTATGATGAAATCCACCTTCGACATGTCGAAAACGGCTTTCGAACTTTCGATCGGATTGACAGGGGCCATGGCCCTTTGGCTGGGAATTATGCGAATCGGCGAAAAAGCGGGCATTATACGGGTTGTCTACAAGCTGGTAGGCCCGTTCTTCAAACGGCTTTTCCCCGGAATTCCCGAGAACCATCCGGTCATGACTCCCATGCTGATGAATTTTTCGGCAAATATGATGGGACTTGACAACGCCGCCACTCCGCTCGGACTAAAGGCGATGGAAGGCCTACAGGAACTGAATCCGAAAAAAGACAGCGCTTCCAACGAACAGATCATGTTCTTGGTCCTCAACACCAGCGGACTAACGCTTTTGCCGATCAGCATTATGGTATACCGCCAACAAGCCGGGGCGACAGATCCTTCCGACGTGTTCTTGCCTATTCTTTTGGCCACCTTTTTCTCCACTTTCGTAGGCTTGGTAATCACCGCAATTTATCAACGGATAAAGCTTTACGACCCTGTGATTCTCGCTTACCTCTTAGGAATGCTGTTGCTGGTCGGCGGAATTATATACACTTTTTTAGGAATGGAGCCTGAAGCAGTCGGAAAAGCTTCTTCAACTTTGGCCAACGTTATCCTGTTTTCCGTTATCGCCGGAATAATTTCACTGGGTGCAATCCGAAAAGTAAACGTTTACGACAGCTTTATAGAAGGCGCAAAAGAAGCCTTTTCTATAGCGATAAAAATTATACCTTACCTAGTTGCGATGTTGGTGGCCATTGGAGTTTTCCGTTCGTCTGGCACGTTGGATTGGATCACTTCTGGCATAAAATCAGGTGTATTGGCTATGGGCTGGAACGCCGATTTTGTAGACGCCCTGCCCACCGCCCTTATGAAACCGCTAAGTGGCAGCGGCGCGCGCGGCATGATGGTCGAAACAATGAACACCCACGGAGCGGACTCTCTGCCCGGCTACTTGGCCAGCATAATGCAAGGCTCCACCGAAACTACTTTGTTCGTCTTGGCACTATACTTCGGAGCCGTAGGAGTCCGCAAAACTCGCTACGCCATCGTGTGCGGCCTGCTCGCCGATTTGGCCGGGATTATCGCCGCGATTGTTCTCTCTTATTTGTTTTTTGTACCTAAGGGCTGA